The Paenibacillus sp. FSL R7-0204 genome includes a region encoding these proteins:
- a CDS encoding SDR family NAD(P)-dependent oxidoreductase — translation MEMGLHHTTALVTGSTKGIGKAIAIELAKEGVNVLVNGRNREEVEQIVRELKLNYPATAPQNAAADIADPEQRQALFAQFPSVDILINSMGIYELMQYEDVDDDIWEKYFRTNVLAANGLTKLYLPGMLSRNYGRVIFIASEEAVMPSGQMPQYAMTKSMLLSLSKSISKVTAGTEVTVNTIMPGPTLSEKVHHIIEGMYPDENLTFAEKEQKFMAANLPQSELQRFIKPVEIGRLAAFVCSPYAAAFKGSPIRMDGGMVPTIY, via the coding sequence ATGGAGATGGGATTACACCATACAACAGCGCTAGTTACAGGATCAACGAAGGGTATAGGAAAAGCTATCGCGATAGAGCTTGCCAAGGAAGGCGTCAACGTGCTGGTCAATGGGCGGAATAGGGAAGAGGTAGAACAGATTGTCCGTGAATTGAAGTTGAATTACCCGGCCACCGCTCCTCAGAATGCCGCAGCCGATATTGCCGATCCTGAACAAAGACAAGCCTTATTCGCCCAATTCCCCAGCGTTGATATTCTGATCAACAGTATGGGCATTTATGAATTGATGCAGTATGAGGATGTGGACGATGATATCTGGGAGAAGTATTTCCGCACGAATGTGCTGGCTGCAAACGGATTAACGAAATTATATTTACCTGGAATGTTGAGCAGAAATTATGGCCGCGTGATCTTCATTGCCAGCGAAGAGGCTGTCATGCCCTCGGGACAAATGCCTCAATATGCGATGACCAAATCCATGCTGCTGTCCCTGTCCAAAAGTATCTCTAAAGTGACAGCAGGAACAGAGGTTACGGTGAATACCATCATGCCCGGACCAACACTCTCTGAAAAAGTGCATCACATCATTGAGGGAATGTATCCTGACGAAAATTTAACTTTTGCAGAAAAAGAGCAGAAATTCATGGCGGCCAATCTGCCGCAATCAGAATTACAGCGTTTCATCAAGCCGGTGGAAATCGGCAGGCTGGCTGCTTTCGTATGCAGTCCTTATGCGGCGGCCTTTAAAGGTTCTCCCATCCGTATGGATGGAGGGATGGTGCCGACTATATATTGA
- a CDS encoding SIS domain-containing protein, which yields MNVKSDIMSAYMDTIVELLNEIRSEPQDKLLEVAELLADHIAQDKLVYLYGPGGHSNMNATEVFFRAGGLMHISAILDEGTMISNGALRSMAVERTPGYGTLVIEDNRLGQGDILIIANAYGINTACVDAALEARRRGVITVAVTSVGHAEATPANHIARHPSGQNLYALCDYVLDSKVKPGDAALQIDGIEPKMGSTSTFANAFLLNSLMMTTAACLGAKGIEVPVWRSGNAPGGDEWNNRFIERFKGRVRWL from the coding sequence ATGAACGTGAAGTCAGATATTATGTCCGCTTATATGGATACTATTGTTGAACTGCTGAATGAGATACGGAGTGAGCCGCAGGACAAGCTGCTGGAGGTGGCAGAGCTGCTTGCGGATCATATCGCACAGGACAAGCTGGTCTACCTCTACGGACCGGGGGGACACTCCAATATGAATGCCACCGAGGTCTTCTTCCGTGCCGGCGGACTGATGCATATCAGCGCCATCTTAGATGAAGGAACAATGATCTCGAATGGCGCCCTGCGCTCCATGGCGGTTGAACGCACTCCCGGCTATGGCACATTGGTGATCGAAGACAACCGGCTCGGACAAGGCGACATTCTGATCATCGCCAATGCTTACGGGATCAACACAGCCTGTGTCGATGCCGCTCTGGAAGCACGCCGGCGGGGCGTGATCACGGTTGCGGTGACCTCCGTCGGCCATGCCGAGGCTACGCCAGCGAATCATATTGCCCGCCACCCTTCGGGACAGAATCTGTATGCGCTCTGCGATTATGTCCTGGACAGCAAGGTCAAGCCCGGTGACGCTGCGCTGCAGATTGACGGTATTGAGCCGAAGATGGGCTCCACTTCTACCTTCGCTAACGCTTTTCTGCTCAATTCCCTGATGATGACTACTGCCGCCTGCCTCGGGGCAAAAGGGATCGAGGTGCCGGTCTGGCGCAGCGGCAACGCCCCGGGCGGGGACGAGTGGAATAACCGCTTCATCGAGCGCTTCAAGGGCCGGGTACGCTGGCTATGA
- a CDS encoding carbohydrate ABC transporter permease has translation MGYLFTGPMLLGVLVFTLIPMIFSFVLSFTKWSFVTGFDKIRFNGFDNFRQLLQDEVFLKSLGNNFIMLLAVPAGMGIALILAVIITSHVYAPGAFKVIYFMPQISSVVAVAVVWQVLFHPSYGPVNGFLSALGVDNPPKWLADPSYALPSVMLLMIWIDLGVSLIIYIAGIKNIPADLYEAATIDGASKLAQFRSITFPLLTPTTFFLLVTGIIGNFKSFALVKVLTDGGPAHSTSVVVYDMYQTAFVDLQTGYASSMVMILFVIVLAITGLQWLGQRYWVNY, from the coding sequence ATGGGGTACCTGTTCACCGGTCCCATGCTGCTGGGTGTGCTCGTATTTACGCTAATTCCTATGATATTCTCCTTCGTGCTCAGCTTCACCAAATGGTCGTTCGTCACCGGGTTTGACAAGATACGTTTCAATGGCTTCGATAACTTCCGACAGCTGTTGCAGGATGAGGTATTCCTGAAGTCGCTGGGCAATAACTTCATAATGCTGCTGGCTGTACCAGCCGGAATGGGGATCGCGCTGATCCTGGCGGTGATTATCACCAGTCATGTGTACGCGCCGGGGGCTTTTAAAGTCATCTACTTCATGCCCCAGATTTCCAGTGTCGTCGCGGTAGCGGTCGTGTGGCAGGTGCTCTTCCATCCTTCGTACGGTCCGGTTAACGGCTTCCTGTCAGCGCTCGGCGTGGACAATCCGCCCAAATGGCTGGCCGATCCGTCGTATGCGCTTCCTTCAGTCATGCTGCTGATGATCTGGATCGACCTCGGGGTCTCGCTGATTATCTATATCGCCGGAATCAAGAATATTCCTGCCGATCTGTATGAAGCGGCGACGATCGACGGCGCCTCGAAGCTGGCCCAGTTCCGCTCGATCACCTTTCCGCTGCTGACGCCGACCACCTTTTTCCTGCTGGTGACCGGGATTATCGGCAATTTCAAATCCTTCGCGCTGGTCAAGGTGCTGACGGACGGCGGACCGGCCCATTCCACCTCTGTTGTCGTATATGACATGTACCAGACGGCTTTCGTCGATCTTCAGACCGGGTATGCTTCATCCATGGTTATGATTCTGTTCGTCATCGTGCTGGCCATTACCGGCTTGCAGTGGCTGGGGCAGCGCTATTGGGTCAATTACTAG
- a CDS encoding GNAT family N-acetyltransferase: MPDMLVKLYDLPDNGVLLERLRGQGIVIKRAMTGDKQAIVDFVGRHFTESWRNECETAFAHLPVHCYIAVKEGKVIGFACHDVVVKNFFGPTGVLDDYRGLGIGKALLLECLSAMHQCGYGYAIIGWVEGALAFYEKTVGAIAIPDSFPGVFRDLISME; encoded by the coding sequence ATGCCAGATATGCTTGTGAAGCTATACGATCTGCCGGACAACGGGGTGCTGCTGGAGCGTCTGCGGGGACAAGGCATTGTTATTAAACGGGCGATGACCGGAGATAAGCAGGCCATCGTCGATTTTGTCGGCCGCCATTTCACGGAGAGCTGGCGGAATGAATGCGAGACGGCCTTCGCCCATCTGCCCGTTCACTGCTACATTGCGGTGAAGGAGGGCAAGGTGATCGGCTTCGCCTGCCATGATGTCGTGGTGAAGAACTTCTTCGGCCCGACCGGGGTGCTGGACGATTACCGGGGACTGGGCATCGGGAAGGCGCTGCTGCTGGAATGCCTGTCCGCGATGCACCAGTGCGGCTATGGCTATGCCATCATCGGCTGGGTCGAGGGCGCACTGGCCTTTTATGAGAAAACCGTCGGTGCGATAGCGATCCCTGACTCTTTTCCCGGAGTATTCCGTGACCTGATCAGCATGGAATGA
- a CDS encoding cache domain-containing sensor histidine kinase: MLPRGWRLGFRNKLLVASLLCLLLPASITLYISNSYTEHILRSQVIQNERRSLEQESLYISNLFSNMVLVANYIQFDPGITLILKENWQRSKLHQPDTARHILDFKEVTDKLVSVTSMMEKTFVTVLTSDGQYYSNYSYAKLDVGALLQQPWMDTARKQPAFELYWAGVIDNYIPTAAAGSPQVLTIARNLKLSSSSTYATVMISIDESRISQILSDSGKGQQTLLIAPDGTVTAARDKSLLGQPFSLVDAEKPAADSSFIDYRGEQYLLSSLEIPYGNYRIVSLSPYREAVSRISATHRWSTAVQVVSGAFFLLILVLLVRQFTKPVIRLDQVAARVDRGELGLRSGVRGYDEIGRLGKSFDHMLDRVERMVIQIKEEQAQKRKAELAMLQSQINPHFLFNILNSIRLRIMMRGDEENAELLLSLSRLLRMTIQQRDEYTTLHDELHIVRSYVELLNFRQSEEVALDTDCTSESLSVRIPRFLLQPVIENAYIHGLRQGGGRILIRTWTQDHELFIEIEDNGQGMDEVTLNRLRAGLSSKPPGKEAMPPGRLAHIGMSNVYERLYLTYGSAFQITMDSRPGEGTTSRFVLPGQIPDQA, translated from the coding sequence TTGCTGCCAAGAGGATGGAGACTCGGTTTTCGCAATAAGCTGCTCGTCGCTTCCCTGCTCTGTCTGCTGCTTCCCGCCTCTATTACCCTGTATATTTCCAATTCCTACACAGAGCATATCCTCCGCTCCCAGGTGATTCAGAATGAACGCCGTTCGCTGGAGCAGGAGAGCCTGTACATCTCGAACCTCTTCAGCAATATGGTGCTGGTGGCGAATTATATCCAGTTCGATCCCGGCATCACACTCATTCTCAAAGAAAACTGGCAGCGCAGCAAGCTGCATCAGCCGGATACCGCGAGGCATATCCTGGACTTCAAAGAGGTGACCGACAAGCTGGTCAGCGTGACCTCCATGATGGAAAAAACGTTCGTTACCGTCCTTACCTCGGACGGGCAATATTACTCCAACTATTCCTACGCCAAGCTCGATGTCGGGGCACTGCTCCAGCAGCCCTGGATGGATACCGCCCGCAAGCAGCCTGCCTTCGAGCTGTACTGGGCAGGCGTAATTGATAATTATATTCCGACCGCAGCGGCAGGCAGCCCGCAGGTGCTTACGATTGCCCGCAATCTCAAGCTATCCTCCAGTTCAACCTACGCTACGGTGATGATCAGTATCGACGAGAGCCGGATCAGCCAGATCTTGAGTGATAGCGGAAAGGGACAGCAGACCCTCTTGATTGCACCGGATGGAACGGTAACTGCCGCCCGGGACAAGTCCCTGCTGGGCCAGCCGTTCTCACTGGTGGATGCCGAGAAGCCTGCCGCCGATTCCAGCTTCATCGATTACCGGGGGGAGCAGTATCTGCTCAGCAGTCTGGAGATCCCTTACGGCAATTACCGGATTGTCAGCCTGTCGCCCTACCGCGAGGCGGTCAGCCGGATCAGTGCGACCCACCGCTGGAGTACGGCGGTGCAGGTGGTGTCGGGTGCTTTTTTCCTGCTGATTCTGGTGCTGCTGGTCAGGCAGTTCACGAAGCCGGTCATCCGGCTCGATCAGGTGGCGGCGCGGGTGGACCGGGGGGAGCTGGGCCTCCGTTCAGGGGTTCGCGGCTATGATGAGATCGGGCGGCTGGGCAAATCCTTCGACCACATGCTGGACCGGGTAGAGCGGATGGTTATCCAGATCAAGGAAGAGCAGGCACAGAAGCGCAAGGCGGAGCTGGCGATGCTGCAATCTCAGATCAATCCCCACTTCCTGTTCAATATTCTGAACTCGATCCGTCTGCGCATTATGATGCGGGGAGATGAGGAGAATGCGGAGCTGCTGCTCTCCCTCTCCCGGCTGCTGCGTATGACGATTCAACAGCGGGATGAATATACTACGCTGCATGATGAGCTGCATATTGTCAGGAGCTATGTGGAGCTGCTTAATTTCCGCCAGTCCGAGGAGGTGGCGCTGGATACAGATTGTACCTCTGAGAGCCTTAGCGTCCGTATCCCCCGCTTCCTGCTGCAGCCGGTCATTGAGAATGCCTATATTCATGGGCTGCGCCAAGGGGGTGGGCGTATTCTGATCCGAACTTGGACACAGGATCACGAGCTGTTCATTGAGATAGAAGATAACGGTCAGGGGATGGATGAGGTCACTCTGAACCGCCTGCGCGCCGGGCTAAGCTCCAAGCCGCCGGGCAAGGAAGCGATGCCGCCTGGCAGGCTGGCCCATATCGGAATGTCCAATGTCTATGAGCGACTCTATCTGACTTACGGTTCAGCCTTCCAGATTACGATGGACAGCAGGCCCGGCGAGGGGACAACCTCCCGGTTCGTGCTGCCCGGGCAGATTCCGGATCAAGCTTAA
- a CDS encoding class I SAM-dependent methyltransferase has translation MDQRLTFNEDAVNYDKWRPVYCGKLFQDIIAYSRIGPGRRAIEIGIGTGQATRPILETGCELAAVELGKNLAEYSQSKFRDFSLFKVHHTSFEDFTARENSVDLIYSGTAFHWIPEETGHPKVLRLLKDGGALALFWNRPFAARADDELHQQLQQIYRKFRPGSPPLIEHDTARYNAVSQRLHTYGFREVELKLYHLKRAFSSADYIGLLNTYSDHRAMPAAVRLLLEEEIRAAILKSGDVLTIYDTIDLHLARK, from the coding sequence GTGGATCAGCGCTTAACCTTCAACGAGGATGCAGTGAATTATGATAAATGGAGGCCGGTCTACTGCGGGAAATTATTTCAGGACATCATCGCGTATTCTCGCATCGGACCGGGCAGGAGGGCTATTGAAATCGGCATTGGAACAGGTCAGGCGACCCGGCCTATTCTGGAGACAGGATGTGAGCTGGCGGCGGTCGAGCTGGGGAAGAACCTGGCGGAGTATTCACAATCCAAGTTCCGGGATTTTAGCCTATTCAAGGTGCACCATACTTCATTTGAGGACTTTACAGCCCGGGAAAACAGTGTCGATCTCATCTATTCAGGCACTGCCTTTCACTGGATTCCAGAGGAGACCGGACACCCGAAGGTCCTGCGCTTGTTGAAGGACGGCGGCGCACTGGCGTTATTCTGGAACCGGCCGTTTGCCGCACGAGCAGACGATGAATTACATCAGCAGCTCCAGCAGATATACCGCAAGTTCAGGCCCGGAAGTCCCCCGTTAATTGAGCACGACACGGCAAGGTACAATGCGGTCTCGCAGCGTCTGCATACCTACGGATTCAGAGAGGTTGAGCTGAAGCTGTATCATCTGAAGAGAGCCTTCTCCTCAGCGGATTATATCGGCTTGCTGAATACCTATTCGGATCACAGAGCGATGCCCGCAGCGGTGAGGTTGCTGTTAGAGGAAGAGATCAGAGCAGCGATCCTGAAGAGTGGGGATGTGCTGACGATTTATGATACGATAGACCTGCATTTGGCCAGAAAATAA
- a CDS encoding AraC family transcriptional regulator — protein MKSRSSERVKMPPGFWTGISRLGIAARDVARQAQLPVTITTEATVTTAQYFAIWQAYSELAGDLASGITRLAAAFDTAQYPPAVLATYHARDYRDALHRMVRYKQMCPPESLRMTEENGQCTIELEWGPTGLPGPPVLAGITLAFLLELGRKGTGQPLKAHAAEFVYSMGDEQVLEAYFGCAIQTGGKYNRLTLLQSHLDLPFVSYNKELLEILAPALDRSLDEQLGSFSVSGRVKVIIAHCLAGGCPDLQTVAKELTMSGRTLQRRLTDENTTFKQLLTQVRHEQAREYLANPSLDLKEVAYLTGYEDQNSFFRAFRHWEGVTPSQWRAEHLNARIC, from the coding sequence ATGAAGTCCCGTTCCTCTGAACGCGTTAAAATGCCTCCGGGATTCTGGACAGGAATAAGCCGCCTGGGGATTGCTGCCCGCGACGTAGCCCGCCAGGCGCAGCTCCCTGTAACGATAACAACAGAAGCCACGGTTACCACTGCCCAATATTTCGCAATCTGGCAGGCGTATTCCGAGCTCGCCGGGGATCTTGCTTCAGGCATCACCAGGCTTGCGGCCGCCTTTGACACCGCGCAGTATCCCCCCGCCGTATTAGCGACTTATCACGCCCGTGACTACCGCGATGCCTTGCACCGCATGGTCAGGTACAAACAGATGTGTCCGCCCGAAAGCCTGCGGATGACTGAGGAGAACGGGCAGTGTACCATAGAACTAGAGTGGGGGCCTACAGGGCTGCCCGGTCCGCCGGTGCTGGCGGGGATCACGCTGGCTTTTCTCTTGGAGCTTGGAAGAAAGGGGACAGGGCAGCCCTTGAAGGCGCATGCTGCCGAATTTGTCTACTCCATGGGCGATGAACAAGTGCTCGAAGCTTATTTCGGCTGCGCGATTCAAACAGGCGGGAAGTATAACCGCTTGACCCTGCTGCAAAGCCATCTGGACCTTCCCTTTGTTTCTTATAACAAAGAACTGCTGGAGATTCTTGCTCCCGCACTGGACCGCTCACTCGACGAACAGCTTGGCAGCTTCTCCGTATCCGGGAGGGTCAAGGTGATCATTGCACACTGTCTCGCAGGTGGATGCCCCGACCTCCAGACAGTTGCGAAGGAGCTTACGATGAGCGGGCGAACCTTGCAGCGCCGGCTGACTGACGAGAATACGACCTTCAAGCAGCTTCTGACACAAGTCAGACATGAGCAGGCACGGGAATACTTGGCAAATCCTTCGCTTGATCTTAAAGAGGTGGCGTATCTGACCGGGTATGAGGATCAGAACTCTTTCTTCCGTGCCTTCCGCCATTGGGAAGGGGTTACACCTTCACAGTGGCGTGCGGAACACCTGAATGCACGAATTTGCTGA
- a CDS encoding family 20 glycosylhydrolase: MSLQLIPAPQVVQSRGPEPVTVLRGWTVQLHLPGEDVRLLTAAQRIFTEVTVRTTYDGSGVFSLVTEGTPLNPLLARRIEGRHDGYVLITDKGRIELYALSAPGLFYGLKTLEQLLQSGGGTVPALTVADWADLRLRSDYLDLRTVYPTYEHLLEYIAELADYKINTLIIEYEDKLPFRELAFLRHPELAFTEEEHRQLLRAAHDHFITVIPKQQSFGHLEYILKHPAYIGLREVPETVSELCPHRAGSFEMMAGILEEVAALHPHSRYLHLGCDEVWTLGTCQDCKRSGLTPEASFIRFVNQLAEKTLSLGKQPMIWHDMIMQATAEEIAALDKRVIVVVWIYGGHRMKADARQILHKLRDAGIQTLGASSVRCWDDNGDQNYPVIHNRIKNVQDWIQLARSEQLEGIIHTNWGCPFSLGSPYGLFETSRYPAFYAAEQSWNAGAETGTFLTRFLHQFHGLPADRFTGEEWADYAVTDYYALIPQLLPEVRKNRLTAELIDAMIQYELPAQRRSPLHTFLFRGAMSPGSEEVMTFLRDKYRSGYGDLRRAKLRMQSVLAGLLVPQMAELFIRSRFYRPELFEANLQAMMTDLETIEQKEGDS; this comes from the coding sequence ATGAGCCTGCAGCTGATTCCAGCCCCTCAGGTGGTGCAGAGCCGTGGACCGGAGCCGGTCACCGTGCTTCGCGGCTGGACGGTGCAACTGCACCTCCCCGGGGAGGATGTCCGGCTGCTCACGGCAGCGCAAAGGATATTCACAGAGGTGACGGTGCGTACTACGTATGACGGCAGCGGTGTATTCTCCCTGGTCACAGAGGGTACCCCGCTCAACCCGCTGCTGGCCCGCCGGATCGAGGGCAGGCATGACGGTTACGTGCTGATTACCGATAAGGGCCGGATCGAGCTGTATGCGCTTAGCGCCCCGGGCCTGTTCTATGGACTGAAGACACTGGAGCAACTGCTCCAGAGCGGCGGAGGGACCGTGCCTGCGCTGACGGTTGCCGACTGGGCTGATCTGCGGCTGCGCAGCGATTATCTGGATCTACGCACGGTTTATCCGACCTATGAACATCTGCTGGAGTATATCGCGGAGCTGGCCGATTATAAGATCAATACGCTGATCATCGAATATGAGGATAAGCTGCCGTTCCGGGAACTGGCCTTCCTGCGCCATCCTGAGCTTGCCTTCACGGAGGAAGAACACCGGCAGCTGCTCAGAGCGGCACATGACCACTTCATTACCGTCATTCCGAAGCAGCAGTCCTTCGGACATCTGGAATATATCCTGAAGCATCCGGCCTACATCGGTCTGCGCGAGGTGCCGGAGACCGTATCGGAGCTGTGCCCGCACCGCGCCGGCTCCTTCGAGATGATGGCAGGAATTCTGGAAGAGGTGGCGGCCCTTCATCCGCACAGCCGCTATCTTCATCTCGGCTGTGACGAGGTCTGGACGCTCGGCACGTGCCAGGACTGCAAGCGCTCCGGGCTTACTCCCGAGGCTTCGTTCATCCGCTTCGTCAATCAATTGGCGGAGAAGACGCTCAGCCTCGGCAAACAGCCGATGATCTGGCATGATATGATCATGCAGGCTACGGCAGAGGAGATTGCAGCGCTTGACAAGCGTGTGATCGTGGTCGTCTGGATCTACGGCGGACACCGGATGAAGGCGGATGCCCGGCAGATCCTCCACAAGCTGCGGGATGCGGGCATCCAGACCCTTGGCGCTTCGTCTGTCCGCTGCTGGGACGATAACGGCGACCAGAATTATCCGGTGATCCATAACCGGATCAAGAATGTGCAGGACTGGATTCAGCTCGCCCGTTCCGAGCAGCTGGAGGGCATTATTCATACGAACTGGGGTTGCCCGTTCTCGTTAGGCAGCCCCTACGGATTGTTCGAGACCTCGCGTTATCCGGCTTTCTACGCTGCGGAGCAGAGCTGGAATGCCGGAGCGGAGACCGGAACCTTCCTGACACGGTTCCTGCACCAGTTCCACGGCCTGCCTGCGGACCGGTTTACCGGGGAAGAATGGGCCGATTATGCGGTAACCGACTATTACGCGTTGATTCCGCAGCTCCTGCCGGAGGTGAGGAAGAACCGCTTGACCGCAGAGCTGATCGATGCCATGATCCAGTATGAGCTTCCGGCACAGCGCCGCTCGCCGCTGCATACCTTCCTCTTCCGGGGAGCGATGTCACCGGGCAGCGAGGAAGTGATGACCTTCCTCCGGGACAAATACCGGAGCGGCTACGGCGATCTCCGGCGGGCCAAGCTAAGAATGCAAAGCGTGCTCGCCGGGCTGCTTGTGCCGCAGATGGCGGAGCTGTTCATCCGCTCCCGCTTCTACCGGCCTGAACTATTCGAGGCCAACCTGCAAGCCATGATGACCGATCTTGAGACCATAGAACAGAAAGAGGGGGATAGCTGA
- a CDS encoding carbohydrate ABC transporter permease: MGNLTLGKAIITLIMALLGIVFLLPFIWMLSASLKPEADVFKYPIEWIPQTLRASFNYHSVWFGKANFTLYYWNSIKVTALTTLLSVGVSSMAAYGFTKIRFPGRNALFVLVLATYMIPAEATLVPLFIIFRSTGLYDTHLGLILLGGFSVLGTFLLRQFFASLSNEYIESAQIDGAGHLRIFTFILFPLVRPAIATYAILRFIWTWNDFQTPLVFLNSKTLYTLQLGMNAFADRNGAFYSLIMAASVSAIVPLLIVFILGQKQVIEGISLGGVKG, translated from the coding sequence ATGGGCAATCTTACCTTAGGAAAAGCCATCATCACCCTGATCATGGCGCTGCTGGGTATCGTGTTTCTGCTCCCTTTTATATGGATGCTGTCCGCTTCGCTTAAGCCGGAGGCCGATGTCTTCAAGTATCCGATTGAATGGATTCCGCAGACCCTGCGGGCGTCCTTCAACTATCATTCTGTCTGGTTCGGCAAAGCCAACTTCACGCTCTATTACTGGAATTCAATCAAGGTCACGGCGCTCACCACACTCCTGTCTGTGGGGGTGTCCAGCATGGCGGCCTACGGCTTCACCAAAATCCGCTTTCCCGGCAGAAATGCACTCTTCGTCCTCGTGCTGGCAACCTATATGATTCCTGCGGAAGCCACACTGGTGCCGCTGTTCATCATCTTCCGTTCAACGGGCCTGTACGATACGCATCTGGGCCTGATCCTGCTGGGCGGGTTCAGCGTGCTGGGCACCTTTTTGCTCCGCCAGTTCTTCGCTTCGCTCTCGAACGAATATATCGAATCGGCACAGATTGACGGTGCGGGGCATCTGCGCATCTTCACCTTCATCCTGTTCCCGCTGGTCCGTCCCGCGATTGCCACGTATGCGATTCTGCGGTTTATCTGGACCTGGAATGATTTTCAGACGCCGCTGGTCTTCCTGAACAGTAAGACGCTCTACACGCTACAGCTTGGCATGAATGCCTTCGCAGACCGGAATGGCGCTTTCTATTCGCTGATTATGGCGGCTTCGGTCTCGGCTATTGTCCCGCTGCTGATTGTGTTCATCCTCGGGCAGAAGCAGGTGATCGAAGGCATCTCCTTAGGGGGGGTGAAGGGGTGA
- a CDS encoding ABC transporter substrate-binding protein → MKKNVFALVWIVVLLVALAGCGNSGNNSASPTSGSTAVPEAGESAAPSAEPVTIKVANWSPAADMEPVLKAYEDSHPGVTLEYVELADNGDSVAGMKKLDLLVASGENLDVVFMPGATDYSQRAGLGLLAPLNDLISKEGITLADEYTIDPSVDGKVYALPDTLENYFVLLNKDKLDAAGLAVPTEWSWDDYLDYAAKLTSGTGPSKTFGTYFHTWAMYWELGIINQEKDNNLVNNGALNIDSAGIRKSLELRNKAEESGVAVPYADTISQKLAYRSEFFTGHAAMIVTGNWMIGESGGSEEFPATFTTAFAPMPSNSAGEPSGVSIANGNYVGILEKSKHPQEAYDFIRWYSTEGEQMQNVYSAWKKQDVDQFIAGVKTKAMSPDKIDGTSLAYVIKNAKPAPLSVPPTYQGELETAFTKETELFILKQQDLETTISKAQSELQKIVDANK, encoded by the coding sequence ATGAAAAAGAATGTGTTCGCGCTGGTATGGATCGTCGTGCTTCTGGTAGCCTTGGCAGGCTGTGGCAATTCGGGCAACAATAGTGCATCTCCCACTTCTGGCAGCACGGCTGTACCGGAGGCGGGGGAGAGTGCCGCACCTTCCGCTGAGCCGGTAACAATCAAGGTTGCTAACTGGTCCCCTGCGGCGGATATGGAGCCTGTGCTGAAGGCCTATGAGGATTCTCATCCGGGCGTCACCCTGGAATATGTCGAGCTTGCCGACAACGGGGACTCTGTGGCTGGCATGAAAAAGCTGGATCTGCTCGTGGCCTCCGGCGAGAACCTGGATGTAGTATTCATGCCCGGAGCCACCGACTATTCACAGCGTGCCGGACTTGGCCTGCTGGCTCCGCTCAATGACCTGATCAGCAAGGAAGGGATCACGCTGGCTGACGAATACACAATTGATCCATCCGTGGACGGTAAGGTCTATGCACTCCCGGATACGCTTGAGAATTATTTTGTCCTCTTGAACAAGGACAAGCTGGATGCGGCAGGGTTAGCGGTTCCCACCGAATGGAGCTGGGACGACTACCTTGATTACGCAGCCAAGCTGACCAGCGGCACTGGCCCCTCCAAGACCTTCGGCACCTATTTCCATACCTGGGCCATGTACTGGGAGCTGGGAATCATCAACCAGGAGAAGGACAACAATCTGGTCAATAACGGCGCCTTAAATATCGACAGCGCGGGCATCCGTAAATCTCTGGAGCTGCGCAATAAGGCTGAGGAATCCGGAGTAGCCGTGCCGTATGCCGATACCATCTCCCAGAAGCTCGCCTACCGCTCGGAGTTCTTCACCGGACATGCCGCGATGATCGTGACCGGCAACTGGATGATCGGTGAATCAGGCGGGTCGGAGGAGTTCCCGGCTACGTTCACCACCGCGTTCGCGCCGATGCCTTCGAACAGTGCAGGAGAACCTAGCGGGGTCAGTATTGCTAACGGCAACTACGTAGGGATTCTGGAAAAGTCGAAGCATCCGCAGGAAGCGTATGATTTCATCCGCTGGTACTCCACAGAAGGCGAGCAGATGCAGAATGTATACTCCGCCTGGAAGAAGCAGGATGTGGACCAGTTCATTGCAGGCGTCAAAACCAAGGCCATGAGCCCGGACAAGATTGACGGAACCTCACTTGCCTATGTGATCAAGAATGCGAAGCCTGCTCCCTTAAGTGTGCCGCCGACTTACCAGGGCGAGCTGGAGACGGCGTTTACCAAAGAAACCGAGCTGTTCATTCTGAAACAGCAGGATCTGGAGACTACGATCAGCAAAGCACAGTCGGAGCTGCAGAAGATTGTAGATGCCAACAAGTAA